A part of Arthrobacter dokdonellae genomic DNA contains:
- a CDS encoding O-acetyl-ADP-ribose deacetylase, translating to MDITVVQADITTLEVDAVVNAANSGLLGGGGVDGAIHRAAGSELLAECRELRRTRYPEGLPAGEAVATGAGRLPARWVIHTVGPNRHAGQVDRRLLELCFSRCCEVAAEIGARSVAFPAIGGGVFGWSTQDVAAAAAAGFSDVERRTAGRGGPELPASVVLVAFSPAMAQAFRDALA from the coding sequence ATGGACATCACGGTTGTGCAGGCGGACATCACCACGCTGGAAGTGGATGCCGTGGTCAACGCGGCCAATTCCGGGCTTCTTGGGGGAGGCGGCGTGGATGGCGCCATCCATCGCGCAGCCGGGTCCGAACTCCTGGCCGAGTGCCGGGAACTGCGACGTACACGCTATCCGGAAGGGCTGCCCGCCGGGGAAGCCGTCGCCACGGGGGCCGGGCGGCTTCCGGCCCGTTGGGTGATCCACACGGTGGGGCCCAACCGACACGCGGGCCAGGTGGACAGGCGCCTGCTGGAGCTGTGCTTCTCGCGGTGTTGTGAGGTGGCCGCGGAGATCGGCGCCCGGTCCGTTGCTTTCCCTGCGATCGGCGGGGGAGTGTTTGGCTGGTCCACGCAGGATGTGGCGGCAGCGGCAGCGGCCGGCTTCTCCGACGTCGAACGCCGCACCGCAGGCCGCGGCGGGCCGGAACTGCCGGCCTCGGTTGTTCTCGTGGCCTTTTCGCCGGCCATGGCGCAGGCGTTCCGCGACGCCCTGGCCTGA
- a CDS encoding DNA-processing protein DprA produces MNGNTVDSAMPAAGNADLRLARAALTRLMEPSDLAGLALIAVAGPVDALAFIRSGAESSAVLEQEMTAVLAETGTGRWPGLADALGRWRPRVGDLAPERDLRMLERYGGGLLIPEDPGWPRALADLQLTEPIALWMRGRVLRIPGQERCIALVGSRDSTSYGANVTGEMASTLVQRGFTVVSGGAYGIDANAHRGALAAARQDPGYWGVPALEGAASASMAQPPTLAVMAGGVDRFYPSGNEDLLRTVTEQGCVIAEVPPGTNPTRYRFLQRNRLIAALCEVTVVVEARWRSGALNTAHHAEGLSRSVGAVPGSVYSANSAGCHRLLREGAAVCVTDAADIAELAGAAGANLAPEQEGTAALHDGLGVEDLLLLDALPLRSATTADKLSVVAGLGTESVLAGLGRLELLGLAQRQGGGWKRGS; encoded by the coding sequence ATGAACGGCAACACTGTGGACTCCGCCATGCCCGCGGCGGGCAACGCCGACCTCCGATTGGCGCGGGCGGCCCTGACCCGCCTCATGGAACCATCGGACTTGGCCGGGCTGGCACTGATCGCGGTCGCGGGCCCGGTGGACGCGCTGGCGTTCATCCGCAGCGGCGCGGAGTCAAGCGCCGTGCTGGAACAGGAAATGACGGCGGTGCTGGCTGAGACGGGCACCGGCCGATGGCCGGGCCTGGCTGATGCCTTGGGACGGTGGCGGCCGCGGGTCGGCGACCTTGCCCCTGAGCGCGACCTGCGGATGCTGGAACGGTACGGCGGCGGCTTGCTAATTCCCGAAGATCCCGGATGGCCGCGCGCCCTGGCCGACCTGCAACTGACCGAGCCCATTGCCCTCTGGATGCGCGGACGCGTGCTGCGCATACCTGGCCAGGAACGGTGCATTGCTTTGGTCGGCTCGCGGGACAGCACCAGCTATGGCGCCAACGTCACGGGCGAGATGGCATCGACCCTCGTCCAGCGCGGCTTTACCGTGGTCAGCGGCGGTGCGTACGGGATCGATGCCAATGCGCACCGCGGTGCCCTCGCCGCCGCGCGACAGGACCCGGGCTATTGGGGCGTGCCAGCATTGGAAGGTGCCGCGTCCGCCAGCATGGCACAGCCGCCGACGCTGGCCGTCATGGCCGGGGGCGTGGACAGGTTCTACCCCTCTGGCAACGAGGACCTGCTGCGCACCGTCACCGAGCAAGGGTGCGTCATCGCGGAGGTTCCGCCGGGCACCAACCCCACCCGATACCGCTTTCTGCAGCGCAACCGGCTCATCGCCGCGCTGTGCGAGGTGACAGTGGTGGTGGAAGCGAGGTGGCGGTCCGGGGCACTCAACACCGCACACCACGCCGAGGGGTTGAGCCGCTCCGTCGGCGCCGTCCCCGGGTCGGTCTATTCGGCAAATTCGGCAGGCTGCCACCGCCTGCTGCGGGAAGGGGCCGCCGTCTGTGTCACGGACGCGGCGGACATCGCCGAGCTGGCGGGAGCGGCCGGCGCCAACCTGGCGCCCGAACAGGAAGGGACAGCGGCCCTGCATGACGGACTCGGTGTTGAAGACCTCCTCCTTCTGGACGCGCTCCCGCTCCGCTCGGCCACCACGGCGGATAAGCTCAGCGTGGTGGCCGGCCTGGGGACCGAATCGGTGCTGGCCGGGCTGGGACGGTTGGAACTGCTCGGGCTGGCCCAGAGGCAGGGCGGCGGCTGGAAACGTGGCAGCTAA
- a CDS encoding YifB family Mg chelatase-like AAA ATPase yields the protein MGMGRALAVALMGLNGHVIEVEADIGQTLPSFVLLGLPDAALNEARERIRSAAQNSGIPLSRRKITVNLVPASLPKKGSGFDLAIVMAALEAAGDVRRTGGTVFIAELGLDGRLRPVRGVLPAVLAAMRAGRREFVVAESNLAEAELVAGAKVRGYGSLAQVAADFEADPETLVFAVTQGAGTAAAPLREDAAAARQGPPDLSEVAGQGEARLALEIAAAGGHHLMMVGPPGSGKTMLAERLPGLLPPLSDDEALEVTAIHSLDHVRRGVNGLIRRPPYERPHHSASTASIIGGGTGIPRPGAASRAHRGVLFLDEAPEFDKRVLDALRQPLESGELVLHRSAGTAAYPARFQLVLAANPCPCGKAAGKGISCECTPMARRRYFGRLSGPLLDRVDIQLQVNRVQLAQLSDSEPREGTVQVAARVQVARDTARERLRPFGLVHNADLTGRILRGPLRLPPADTALLDRAMGLGSLTARGYDRVLRLAWTVADLRGRDRPGAEDVGLALTLRQRGEGQ from the coding sequence ATGGGGATGGGAAGGGCTCTGGCGGTGGCCCTGATGGGCCTCAACGGCCACGTCATCGAGGTCGAAGCCGACATTGGCCAGACCCTCCCCAGCTTTGTCCTGCTGGGTCTTCCGGACGCCGCATTGAATGAGGCACGGGAACGCATCCGCTCGGCCGCCCAGAACTCCGGCATACCCCTGAGCCGGCGCAAGATCACGGTCAACCTGGTCCCCGCGTCACTGCCCAAGAAGGGCTCCGGCTTTGACCTGGCCATCGTCATGGCCGCGCTGGAAGCCGCCGGAGACGTGCGCCGGACAGGGGGGACGGTCTTCATCGCTGAACTTGGACTGGACGGGCGGCTGCGCCCTGTCCGCGGCGTGCTGCCCGCCGTCCTGGCCGCCATGCGGGCCGGGCGGCGGGAATTCGTGGTGGCCGAATCGAACCTCGCGGAGGCGGAGCTTGTCGCGGGCGCCAAGGTGCGCGGCTACGGCTCGCTGGCCCAGGTTGCCGCCGACTTCGAAGCCGATCCCGAAACGTTGGTGTTCGCCGTGACGCAGGGCGCCGGCACGGCAGCCGCTCCGCTGCGTGAAGACGCCGCGGCCGCGAGGCAGGGCCCGCCGGACCTTTCGGAGGTGGCGGGCCAGGGGGAGGCCCGGCTGGCCCTGGAGATCGCGGCTGCCGGCGGGCACCACCTGATGATGGTGGGCCCTCCGGGATCCGGGAAGACAATGCTGGCCGAACGCCTTCCGGGTCTGCTGCCCCCGCTTAGCGACGACGAGGCGCTGGAAGTGACGGCCATCCATTCCCTGGACCACGTGCGCCGCGGCGTCAACGGCCTGATCCGGCGCCCGCCCTACGAGCGCCCGCACCACTCCGCAAGCACGGCGTCGATCATTGGCGGCGGCACCGGCATTCCCCGGCCCGGGGCTGCATCCCGAGCACATCGGGGGGTGCTTTTCCTGGACGAGGCACCCGAATTCGACAAACGCGTCCTGGATGCCCTCCGCCAGCCGTTGGAGAGCGGCGAACTGGTGCTGCACCGCTCGGCGGGAACAGCGGCATACCCGGCACGCTTCCAGCTGGTCCTGGCCGCGAACCCCTGCCCCTGCGGGAAGGCTGCCGGCAAGGGCATCAGCTGTGAATGCACGCCCATGGCACGGCGCCGCTACTTTGGCCGGCTCTCCGGTCCGTTGCTGGACCGAGTGGACATCCAGTTGCAGGTAAACCGCGTGCAGCTGGCCCAGCTGTCCGATTCCGAGCCGCGCGAAGGCACGGTCCAGGTGGCGGCAAGGGTGCAGGTGGCCAGGGACACCGCCCGCGAGAGGCTGCGTCCATTCGGACTGGTCCACAACGCCGACCTCACCGGCAGGATCCTGCGCGGGCCCCTGCGCCTGCCCCCGGCGGATACGGCACTGCTGGACCGGGCCATGGGTCTGGGATCACTGACGGCCCGGGGCTATGACCGGGTGCTGCGCCTGGCCTGGACTGTGGCCGACCTGCGAGGGCGGGACCGGCCCGGCGCCGAGGACGTGGGCCTGGCACTGACATTGCGACAACGAGGAGAAGGACAATGA
- a CDS encoding YraN family protein, with protein sequence MKAKDALGQTGEMVAADYLEDRGFRVIDSNWRCPSGEIDLVALDGSELVIVEVKTRQSRRYGDPLEAVTPAKLRRLRTLAVLWAREHRHVMGRLRIDAVGIIMDGRSAPSIDHLKGVG encoded by the coding sequence ATGAAAGCAAAGGATGCGTTGGGCCAGACCGGTGAAATGGTCGCGGCGGACTACCTCGAGGACCGGGGATTCCGGGTCATCGACAGCAATTGGCGCTGCCCGTCCGGGGAGATCGACCTGGTGGCCCTTGACGGGTCGGAGCTGGTGATTGTCGAGGTCAAGACGCGGCAGTCGAGGCGCTACGGCGACCCCCTGGAGGCAGTGACACCGGCCAAGCTGCGCCGGCTGCGGACCCTGGCCGTCCTGTGGGCACGGGAACACCGGCACGTCATGGGCCGGCTGCGCATCGACGCTGTGGGCATCATCATGGACGGCCGCTCGGCCCCCAGCATCGACCACCTCAAGGGTGTGGGCTGA
- a CDS encoding DUF2469 domain-containing protein, whose protein sequence is MSAEDLENYETDMELQLYREYRDVVNLFSYVVETERRFYLANHVDLQARSADGEVYFDLTLQDAWVWDVYRTARFVKNVRVITFKDVNVEELIKTDDLQVPKDGQLGPLG, encoded by the coding sequence ATGAGCGCTGAGGACCTGGAAAACTACGAAACCGACATGGAGCTGCAGCTCTACCGCGAATACCGGGACGTGGTGAACCTCTTCAGCTACGTCGTGGAGACCGAACGCCGCTTCTATCTGGCCAACCACGTCGACCTGCAGGCGCGCTCCGCCGACGGCGAGGTCTACTTCGACCTGACCCTTCAGGACGCTTGGGTGTGGGACGTCTACCGCACAGCCCGGTTCGTCAAAAACGTCCGTGTCATCACCTTCAAGGACGTCAACGTGGAGGAACTGATCAAGACGGACGACCTCCAAGTCCCCAAGGACGGCCAGCTGGGACCGCTGGGCTGA
- a CDS encoding ribonuclease HII, with product MAALPPTLEWERELAAQGYTLVAGCDEVGRGALAGPVSVGVVVIDAATAAELPGVKDSKLLRGPVRQALVPAIQEWAQAYAVGHASAAEIDAVGLMAALRLAGTRALAAVSAELLPGYVILDGNHDWLSVPVQPEILFAGPAAGPAVEPAPGAAMMVRTRIKADMTCLSVAAASVLAKVERDAMMVELAQQFPQFGWDGNKGYATAGHRAAIAGHGATDFHRRTWRLT from the coding sequence GTGGCAGCCCTGCCGCCCACCCTGGAGTGGGAACGCGAGCTGGCGGCCCAGGGCTACACGCTGGTGGCGGGCTGCGACGAGGTAGGCAGGGGCGCGCTGGCCGGCCCGGTCAGCGTCGGGGTGGTGGTCATCGATGCCGCCACCGCCGCCGAACTGCCCGGGGTCAAGGACAGCAAGCTGCTGCGCGGACCGGTGCGCCAGGCCCTGGTCCCGGCGATCCAGGAGTGGGCACAGGCGTATGCCGTCGGACACGCGTCCGCGGCGGAGATCGACGCCGTCGGCCTTATGGCCGCCCTGCGATTGGCGGGGACGCGCGCCCTGGCCGCGGTGTCCGCCGAACTGCTGCCGGGCTACGTCATCCTGGACGGCAACCACGACTGGCTCTCCGTGCCCGTGCAGCCGGAGATCCTGTTTGCCGGACCCGCCGCCGGACCCGCCGTCGAGCCCGCCCCGGGCGCGGCCATGATGGTGCGTACCCGCATCAAGGCGGACATGACGTGCCTGTCCGTCGCCGCCGCCAGCGTCCTGGCGAAAGTGGAACGCGACGCCATGATGGTGGAGCTCGCGCAGCAATTCCCGCAGTTCGGCTGGGACGGCAACAAGGGCTACGCCACGGCCGGGCACCGGGCCGCGATTGCCGGCCACGGCGCCACGGACTTCCACCGCAGGACCTGGCGCCTCACCTAG
- the lepB gene encoding signal peptidase I — protein MEHKVPGDPGQSHPGDGGAPGVPGDGGAPGGSAHHGTHAAHGAHAPEATAMERFGNRAWSWGKEIVTILAIALVLSFLIKTFLFRAFYIPSGSMENTLRIDDRIFVNLLVPKPFALERGDVVVFKDTQGWLPPEQPQTGPFTWVGDVATFLGLAPDSSQQHLVKRVIGLPGDHVKCCDAAGKLTINGAAITEPYLFPGASPSDTTFDVTVPAGHLWVMGDHRNNSEDSRAHQALSGTGFVPISDVEGRAIVIAWPLNHMGILGNYPNVFANVPKPSSVSQGTSSGVVPTGK, from the coding sequence ATGGAGCACAAAGTGCCCGGCGATCCCGGCCAGTCCCACCCGGGCGACGGCGGTGCCCCGGGCGTCCCGGGCGACGGCGGTGCCCCGGGCGGCAGCGCCCACCACGGCACCCATGCCGCACACGGCGCACATGCGCCCGAGGCCACCGCGATGGAGCGCTTCGGCAACAGGGCCTGGTCCTGGGGCAAGGAGATCGTCACCATTCTGGCCATCGCCTTGGTGCTGTCCTTCCTGATCAAGACGTTCCTGTTCAGGGCCTTCTACATTCCTTCCGGCTCGATGGAAAACACCCTGCGCATTGACGACAGGATATTTGTGAACCTGCTGGTGCCCAAGCCGTTCGCACTCGAACGGGGGGACGTCGTCGTCTTTAAGGACACCCAGGGCTGGCTTCCTCCGGAACAGCCGCAGACCGGACCGTTTACATGGGTGGGCGACGTCGCCACGTTCCTGGGGCTGGCGCCCGACAGCTCGCAGCAGCACCTGGTCAAGCGCGTCATCGGCCTTCCGGGGGACCATGTGAAGTGCTGCGACGCTGCTGGAAAGCTGACCATCAACGGCGCGGCCATCACGGAGCCGTACCTGTTCCCGGGGGCCTCGCCGTCGGACACCACCTTCGACGTGACGGTCCCCGCGGGGCATCTCTGGGTCATGGGCGACCACCGGAACAACTCCGAGGACTCGCGCGCGCACCAAGCCCTGAGCGGCACCGGATTTGTGCCGATTTCCGACGTGGAGGGCCGTGCCATCGTGATTGCCTGGCCGCTGAACCACATGGGGATTCTGGGGAACTATCCCAACGTCTTCGCCAACGTGCCGAAGCCGTCCAGCGTCAGCCAAGGGACGTCGTCGGGCGTCGTCCCCACGGGAAAGTAG
- the lepB gene encoding signal peptidase I, with product MIQAKRQSRKLGWRFVVVAVVVLFLLTAVVRNVWVDVYYIPSASMEPLLLTGDRVLVSRTDFALASIKRGDVVVFDGRGSFTPLQSGNDPLAEAAVAAGQWLGLVPNNNIYVKRVLGVAGDTVKCCTASGRLEVNGVPVTENYLYPGDEPSALKFDVTVPQGKLWLMGDHRSISADSRSLLGMPGGGLISTSKVIGRPWATVWPLGRIHLLPRDAP from the coding sequence TTGATCCAAGCGAAACGCCAGTCCAGGAAACTGGGCTGGCGTTTTGTTGTTGTGGCCGTCGTGGTGCTTTTCCTGCTGACGGCGGTGGTGCGCAATGTGTGGGTGGACGTGTATTACATCCCGTCCGCGTCCATGGAACCGCTGCTGCTGACCGGGGACCGCGTGCTGGTTTCGCGCACCGATTTTGCGCTGGCGTCCATCAAGCGCGGCGACGTGGTGGTCTTTGACGGCCGTGGATCGTTCACCCCGCTGCAGTCCGGCAACGATCCTCTCGCGGAGGCAGCCGTTGCCGCCGGGCAGTGGCTGGGCCTGGTCCCGAACAACAACATTTACGTCAAGCGGGTGCTGGGCGTGGCCGGGGACACCGTCAAGTGCTGCACCGCCTCCGGACGGCTCGAGGTCAACGGGGTCCCGGTCACCGAGAATTACCTGTACCCCGGCGATGAACCCAGCGCGTTGAAGTTCGACGTCACCGTTCCGCAGGGTAAATTGTGGCTCATGGGCGACCACCGGAGCATCTCCGCGGACTCCCGGTCACTGCTCGGGATGCCCGGCGGCGGCCTCATCTCGACCAGCAAGGTGATCGGGCGGCCGTGGGCCACGGTCTGGCCGCTGGGGCGGATCCACCTGTTGCCGCGCGACGCCCCCTGA
- the rplS gene encoding 50S ribosomal protein L19 — protein sequence MQILDSVDAASLRSDIPAFRAGDTLNVHVNIIEGSRSRVQVFKGFVLGRQGDGVRETFTVRKVSFGVGVERTFPVHSPVIDKIEVVTKGDVRRAKLYYMRNLRGKAAKIKEKRDAVPAK from the coding sequence ATGCAGATTCTCGATTCTGTTGACGCAGCCAGCCTGCGCAGCGACATCCCCGCCTTCCGTGCCGGCGACACCCTCAACGTTCACGTGAACATCATTGAAGGTTCCCGCTCGCGTGTCCAGGTGTTCAAGGGCTTCGTCCTTGGCCGCCAGGGCGACGGCGTCCGCGAAACCTTCACGGTCCGCAAGGTCTCCTTCGGTGTCGGCGTGGAGCGTACCTTCCCGGTGCACTCCCCGGTCATCGACAAGATCGAGGTTGTCACCAAGGGTGACGTCCGCCGCGCCAAGCTGTACTACATGCGCAACCTGCGCGGCAAGGCTGCCAAGATCAAGGAAAAGCGCGACGCCGTTCCCGCCAAGTAA
- a CDS encoding carbohydrate ABC transporter permease: MSITRSTDTAGTKQHPVRRRDRNGTVAATSVLYAVLIALAVIYIFPFLVQVATSFKSETEAAQSPVSLVPQVWTTAAYRGLFAHSDFPVWFKNSAIVTVCVTLGRVFFDSLAGYALARLHFRGRGAIYAGLIAVMSVPGVVLLIPKFLVLNQVGIYDSYTGMIVPLLTDAAGVFIMKNFFESVPISVEEQARIDGAGTFRVFWSIVLPMSRPALMTIIILSFQGSWNELSHFIVSTQSPALTTLTKGVASLASGQLGGPTQYPLKLAAAALMTIPVAVMFFIFQRRIMNATEGAVKG; encoded by the coding sequence ATGAGCATCACCCGGTCAACAGACACAGCCGGCACGAAACAGCACCCCGTGCGCCGCCGGGACCGCAACGGCACCGTGGCCGCCACGTCCGTGCTTTACGCCGTCCTCATCGCCCTGGCCGTCATCTACATCTTCCCGTTCCTCGTGCAGGTGGCGACGTCGTTCAAATCGGAGACGGAAGCGGCGCAGAGCCCGGTTTCACTGGTGCCGCAGGTGTGGACGACGGCGGCCTACCGGGGGCTGTTCGCCCACTCGGACTTCCCCGTCTGGTTCAAGAACTCCGCAATCGTCACCGTCTGCGTCACCCTTGGCCGCGTGTTCTTCGACTCGCTCGCCGGCTACGCCCTGGCCCGCCTGCACTTCCGTGGCAGGGGCGCCATCTACGCCGGTCTCATCGCCGTGATGAGCGTGCCCGGCGTCGTCCTGCTCATCCCCAAGTTCCTGGTGCTCAACCAGGTCGGCATCTACGACTCATACACCGGGATGATCGTGCCCCTCCTCACCGACGCGGCCGGCGTGTTCATCATGAAGAACTTCTTTGAATCGGTCCCGATCAGCGTCGAGGAGCAGGCCCGGATCGACGGGGCCGGCACGTTCCGGGTGTTCTGGTCCATCGTCCTGCCCATGTCCCGGCCGGCCCTGATGACCATCATCATCCTCTCCTTCCAAGGGTCGTGGAACGAGCTCTCACACTTCATCGTCTCCACCCAGTCGCCGGCTCTGACCACCCTGACGAAGGGGGTGGCCTCGCTGGCCAGCGGACAGCTGGGAGGGCCCACCCAGTATCCGCTCAAGCTTGCCGCCGCCGCGCTGATGACCATTCCGGTCGCCGTCATGTTCTTCATCTTCCAGCGACGGATCATGAACGCCACTGAGGGGGCCGTGAAGGGATGA
- a CDS encoding carbohydrate ABC transporter permease yields the protein MSANAVRSRSGIHGHETASGWLFTGPVLFLLGLFLVIPVLMALWVSFSDWGGRGSPFSAGVHFIGFDNYSKLLAGGGLAEQDFGTSLRNNAWYVVLVVPLQTALSLFLAVLVNRAVLRGRGFFRTAFYFPSVTSSVAITVLWLFLFSSTGSVNKLLSYIGITGPNWFNEPSGILHDLLGVFGVQNGPAFLTGGTFLGISWWDWLAGPSVAMSAYIIMGIFTTSGTFMLLFIAALQNLDRDVTEAAMVDGANGWQRFWQVTLPQLRPTLFTVLTLGLIGCWQVFDQIYTGTQGAPDKTTLTPAYLSYQAAFQDQGWGQGAAIAFILFVIIVFFTLFQRWVLRERKVSRRKMRPYLSVGTGSSGVPAGAAAAGPPPTPDGERR from the coding sequence GTGTCCGCCAACGCCGTGCGGTCCCGCTCGGGTATCCACGGCCACGAGACCGCCTCCGGGTGGCTGTTCACCGGCCCGGTGCTCTTCCTGCTCGGCCTGTTCCTGGTGATCCCCGTCCTGATGGCACTGTGGGTGAGCTTCTCCGACTGGGGCGGCCGCGGCAGCCCGTTCTCGGCCGGTGTGCACTTCATCGGCTTCGACAACTACTCCAAGCTGCTCGCCGGCGGCGGGCTGGCGGAGCAGGACTTCGGCACCTCCCTGCGCAACAACGCCTGGTACGTGGTGCTCGTGGTGCCCTTGCAGACGGCGCTGTCCCTCTTCCTCGCCGTGCTGGTCAACCGGGCCGTCCTGCGCGGCCGCGGCTTCTTCCGCACGGCGTTCTACTTCCCCTCCGTCACGAGCTCCGTGGCCATCACCGTCCTATGGCTGTTCCTGTTCAGCTCCACCGGCAGCGTCAACAAGCTGCTCTCCTACATCGGCATCACCGGGCCGAACTGGTTCAACGAACCCAGCGGCATCCTGCACGACCTCCTCGGCGTGTTTGGCGTGCAGAACGGGCCCGCCTTCCTCACCGGCGGCACGTTCCTCGGGATCTCGTGGTGGGACTGGCTGGCCGGGCCGTCGGTGGCTATGAGCGCCTACATCATCATGGGGATCTTCACCACCAGCGGAACCTTCATGCTGTTGTTCATCGCCGCGCTGCAAAACCTCGACCGCGACGTCACCGAGGCGGCCATGGTCGACGGCGCCAACGGCTGGCAGCGCTTTTGGCAGGTGACCCTGCCGCAGCTGCGCCCCACCCTGTTCACCGTGCTCACCCTTGGCCTGATCGGCTGTTGGCAGGTCTTCGACCAGATCTACACCGGCACCCAGGGCGCCCCTGACAAGACGACGCTCACCCCGGCCTACCTGTCCTATCAGGCCGCCTTCCAGGACCAGGGCTGGGGGCAAGGCGCCGCGATCGCATTCATCCTGTTCGTGATCATCGTGTTCTTCACGCTCTTCCAACGCTGGGTGCTGCGCGAACGCAAGGTCTCCCGGCGCAAGATGCGGCCCTACCTGTCCGTGGGAACAGGCAGCAGCGGCGTCCCGGCCGGCGCCGCGGCCGCGGGGCCACCACCGACGCCGGACGGAGAACGCCGATGA
- a CDS encoding sugar ABC transporter substrate-binding protein → MQKDLAVRVLSGAAAFGTVLALSACGSGFGGNAASTGSGAAGGGGGLTSSSSALTVMIGSSGNAETNAVKSAVADWSKSSGTKATVIAASNLDQQLAQGFAAKKPADVFYLSTGSLAGYAANGSLLAYGDQLKDTSDFYPTLVKSFTYNNKLYCAPKDFSTLQLVINTDMWKAAGLTDSDYPKTWDQLEAVSKKLTTGKQTGLVVSGQYERLGAFMVEAGGNLMNADSTQATANSAANVQALTYAKKLLNDGAMKFAADVGASWGGEALGKGLTAMTIEGNWITGGMQSDYPNIKYKVIPLPSGPKGQGTLEFTNCWGIAADSPNQAAALKLVEQLTTKSDQLGFAKAFGVMPSIQSAADSWKQEYPQLAPFLEAAAYAQGVPAAKGSAAVVSDLDSKLGSLAKSDPKTLLDETQKNLQALLK, encoded by the coding sequence ATGCAAAAAGACTTAGCCGTCCGGGTCCTCAGCGGGGCCGCCGCGTTCGGCACGGTGCTGGCATTGAGTGCCTGCGGCTCGGGCTTCGGCGGAAACGCGGCCTCGACAGGCTCCGGGGCGGCAGGGGGAGGAGGCGGCCTGACCTCGTCGTCGTCCGCCCTGACGGTCATGATCGGTTCCAGCGGCAACGCCGAAACCAATGCGGTGAAGAGCGCCGTGGCCGACTGGTCCAAGTCATCCGGAACGAAGGCCACGGTGATCGCGGCCAGCAACCTTGACCAGCAGCTGGCTCAGGGGTTTGCCGCCAAAAAGCCTGCCGACGTCTTCTACCTCTCCACCGGCTCGCTCGCCGGGTACGCCGCCAACGGCTCGCTTTTGGCCTACGGCGACCAGCTGAAGGACACCTCCGACTTTTATCCCACGCTGGTGAAGTCGTTCACCTACAACAACAAGCTCTATTGCGCGCCCAAGGATTTCTCCACCCTGCAGCTGGTCATCAACACCGACATGTGGAAGGCCGCCGGGCTCACCGACTCCGACTATCCAAAGACCTGGGACCAGCTGGAGGCCGTCAGCAAGAAGCTGACCACCGGCAAGCAGACCGGCCTGGTTGTCAGCGGCCAGTATGAACGGCTCGGGGCGTTCATGGTCGAGGCCGGCGGGAACCTCATGAACGCCGACAGCACGCAGGCCACCGCGAACAGCGCAGCGAACGTCCAGGCGCTCACGTACGCCAAGAAGCTCCTGAACGACGGCGCCATGAAGTTCGCTGCGGACGTCGGCGCCAGCTGGGGCGGCGAGGCGCTCGGCAAGGGCCTGACAGCGATGACGATTGAAGGCAACTGGATCACCGGCGGCATGCAGTCCGACTACCCGAACATCAAGTACAAGGTCATCCCGCTGCCGTCCGGCCCGAAGGGGCAGGGCACGCTGGAGTTCACGAACTGCTGGGGCATTGCGGCCGACAGCCCCAACCAGGCAGCCGCGCTGAAGCTGGTGGAGCAGCTGACCACCAAGAGCGACCAGCTCGGCTTCGCGAAGGCGTTCGGGGTCATGCCCTCCATCCAGTCCGCGGCGGACTCCTGGAAGCAGGAGTATCCGCAGCTCGCCCCATTCCTCGAAGCCGCTGCCTACGCCCAGGGCGTGCCGGCAGCCAAGGGTTCCGCCGCCGTCGTCAGCGACCTCGATTCAAAGCTGGGAAGCCTGGCCAAGAGCGATCCAAAGACACTCCTGGATGAGACACAGAAAAACCTCCAGGCCCTGCTGAAGTAG